One Ranitomeya variabilis isolate aRanVar5 chromosome 5, aRanVar5.hap1, whole genome shotgun sequence DNA window includes the following coding sequences:
- the ALKBH7 gene encoding alpha-ketoglutarate-dependent dioxygenase alkB homolog 7, mitochondrial translates to MAASSGRCCLGNLRRWFCAVNRPRGLAVVTPGIWCRFHHAAPLPDNQVFPSSAAVLSQLSPGLTLQPDFITAEEEAALCRELEPVLRKKRYESGHWDDAIHGFREVERLHWSPDSSAVIQRVRDKAFPPGENQLSLVHVLDLQKDGYIKPHVDSVKFCGGTIAGICLLSSSVMRLVSVENGEERADLLLPRRCLYIMSGVARYKFTHEILRREESFFNGVPVPRDRRISVICRNLPES, encoded by the exons atggcggcgTCCAGTGGTCGCTGTTGCCTTGGTAACCTTCGGCGGTGGTTCTGCGCTGTGAATAGGCCGCGGGGTCTTGCTGTGGTAACACCGGGAATCTGGTGCCGGTTCCATCATGCGGCTCCGCTGCCGGATAACCAGGTGTTTCCGTCCTCCGCAGCCGTGCTGTCCCAGCTGTCCCCCGGCCTCACCCTGCAGCCGGACTTCATTACTGCCGAGGAGGAGGCCGCCCTGTGCCGGGAGCTGGAGCCTGTACTGAGGAAGAAGCGCTATGAGAGCGGCCATTGGGATGAC GCGATCCATGGCTTCCGGGAGGTTGAGCGTCTGCACTGGTCCCCAGACTCCTCCGCTGTCATACAGAGGGTGAGAGACAAGGCATTCCCCCCCGGAGAGAACCAGCTGTCCCTCGTCCATGTCTTAGACCTTCAGAAAGATGGATACATCAAACCGCACGTGGACAGCGTGAAG TTCTGTGGTGGCACCATTGCCGGCATCTGCTTGTTATCCAGCAGCGTCATGCGCCTGGTGTCTGTGGAAAATGGAGAGGAGCGCGCGGATCTATTGCTGCCCAGACGCTGCCTGTATATAATGAG CGGTGTCGCTCGCTACAAGTTTACACATGAAATCCTGCGCAGAGAGGAGTCCTTCTTCAATGGCGTGCCGGTGCCCCGAGATCGCCGTATCTCCGTTATCTGCAGAAATCTTCCCGAGAGCTGA